The sequence GGACACGTCGTCGAACTCCGCGCCCTTGAGGGTGATGCCACGCACGATGCGCAGGTAGTGCGTGAGCGGGAGCACCTCGCTGAGAAGCTGCGCGGGGCGCGGCATGCCCTCCCACGGAAACGCGAAGCCGGAGAGCAGGATGTTGGGTAGCAGGAAGAAGAAGCTCATCTGCATCGCTTGCTGCTGCGTGGCGGCCAGCGTGCTGAACACCAGACCGAGCGCCAGGTTGGCCGCGATGAACACGAAGCTCAGGGCATACAGCAGCGGCAACGAGCCTCGGAAGGGCACCTCGAACACCACGTGACCGGCCGCGAGGATGAGCGTCACCTGCACGTAGCCCACGGCCACGTAGGGCAGCAGCTTCCCGATCATGAGTTCGTAGCCGCGCACGGGGGACACGATCAGCGCCTCGAGGGTGCCGCGCTCTCGCTCGCGTGCGATGGCCATGGAGGTGAGCATCACCATGGTCATGGTCAGGATCACGCCGATGATGCCAGGGACCACGAAGACCGCCGTGCGCAGCTCGGGGTTGTACCAAACCGTGGGCTCGGTCGCGACGAGCGGGGCAGCCCGCACCACGCTGAGACGCGCGCTGGTGTCGGCGGCGAGGCTAGCGGCGGTGCTGGTCGCCGACGCGACCGTTTGGGGATCGGACCCGTCGACGATCACCTGGACCGTGCCGCCGCGGCGTGCGGCCACGGCCGCGCCGTAGCCATCGGGGAACACCACGGCCACCTTGGCGCGGCCAGCGCGGAAGGCGCGCTCGACCTCTTCGTAGCTCCGCACGTGGCCCACGATGTCGTAGTAGCCCGTCACCTCCATGGAGCGCACGAAGTCGCGCGAGCGGCTGCTGTGGTCGTGGTCCAGCACCACCGTGGGCATGTGTCGCACGTCGTTGTTGATGGCGTACCCGAAGAGCAGCAGCTGCATGACGGGCATGACCACCATCA comes from Sandaracinaceae bacterium and encodes:
- a CDS encoding ABC transporter permease; translation: MSRLLAIADKELRQVRRDPLTLAMMVVMPVMQLLLFGYAINNDVRHMPTVVLDHDHSSRSRDFVRSMEVTGYYDIVGHVRSYEEVERAFRAGRAKVAVVFPDGYGAAVAARRGGTVQVIVDGSDPQTVASATSTAASLAADTSARLSVVRAAPLVATEPTVWYNPELRTAVFVVPGIIGVILTMTMVMLTSMAIARERERGTLEALIVSPVRGYELMIGKLLPYVAVGYVQVTLILAAGHVVFEVPFRGSLPLLYALSFVFIAANLALGLVFSTLAATQQQAMQMSFFFLLPNILLSGFAFPWEGMPRPAQLLSEVLPLTHYLRIVRGITLKGAEFDDVSGELFWMSVILVGFVTLASVRFRKKLV